From Orcinus orca chromosome 3, mOrcOrc1.1, whole genome shotgun sequence, a single genomic window includes:
- the KEAP1 gene encoding kelch-like ECH-associated protein 1 → MQLEPGPSGAGAHTQFLPLRSQRPEGAGDTVMYASTECKAEVTPSQHGNRTFSYTLEDHTKQAFGIMNELRLSQQLCDVTLQVKYQDAPAAQFMAHKVVLASSSPVFKAMFTNGLREQGMEVVSIEGIHPKVMERLIEFAYTASISMGEKCVLHVMNGAVMYQIDSVVRACSDFLVQQLDPSNAIGIANFAEQIGCTELHQRAREYIYMHFGEVAKQEEFFNLSHCQLVTLISRDDLNVRCESEVFHACINWVKYDCEQRRFYVQALLRAVRCHSLTPHFLQMQLQKCEILQSDSRCKDYLVKIFQELTLHKPTQVMPCRAPKVGRLIYTAGGYFRQSLSYLEAYNPSDGTWLRLADLQVPRSGLAGCVVGGLLYAVGGRNNSPDGNTDSSALDCYNPMTNQWSPCASMSVPRNRIGVGVIDGHIYAVGGSHGCIHHNSVERYEPERDEWHLVAPMLTRRIGVGVAVLNRLLYAVGGFDGTNRLNSAECYYPERNEWRMITPMNTIRSGAGVCVLHNCIYAAGGYDGQDQLNSVERYDVETETWTFVAPMKHRRSALGITVHQGRIYVLGGYDGHTFLDSVECYDPDTDTWSEVTCMTSGRSGVGVAVTMEPCRKQIDQQNCTC, encoded by the exons ATGCAGCTGGAACCTGGGCCTAGTGGGGCTGGGGCCCACACCCAATTCCTACCCCTGAGGTCACAGCGCCCTGAGGGGGCAGGGGACACGGTGATGTACGCCTCCACCGAGTGCAAGGCCGAGGTGACGCCCTCCCAGCACGGCAACCGCACCTTTAGCTACACCCTGGAGGATCACACCAAGCAGGCCTTCGGCATCATGAACGAACTGCGGCTCAGCCAGCAGCTGTGTGATGTCACACTGCAGGTCAAGTACCAGGACGCACCAGCCGCCCAGTTCATGGCCCACAAGGTGGTGCTGGCCTCATCCAGCCCCGTCTTCAAGGCCATGTTCACCAATGGGCTGCGGGAGCAGGGCATGGAGGTGGTGTCCATTGAGGGCATCCACCCCAAGGTCATGGAGCGCCTCATTGAGTTCGCCTACACGGCCTCCATCTCCATGGGTGAGAAGTGTGTGCTCCATGTCATGAACGGTGCCGTCATGTACCAGATTGACAGCGTGGTCCGTGCCTGCAGTGACTTCCTGGTGCAGCAGCTGGATCCCAGCAACGCCATTGGCATCGCCAACTTCGCCGAGCAGATCGGCTGTACTGAGCTGCACCAGCGTGCCCGAGAGTACATCTACATGCACTTTGGGGAG GTGGCCAAGCAAGAGGAGTTCTTCAACCTGTCCCACTGCCAGCTGGTGACCCTCATCAGCCGGGACGATCTGAACGTGCGCTGCGAGTCTGAGGTCTTCCACGCCTGTATCAACTGGGTCAAGTACGACTGCGAGCAGCGGCGCTTCTACGTGCAGGCGCTGCTGCGGGCTGTGCGCTGCCACTCGCTCACCCCCCACTTCCTGCAGATGCAGCTGCAGAAGTGCGAGATCCTGCAGTCGGACTCCCGCTGCAAGGACTACCTGGTGAAGATCTTCCAGGAGCTCACCCTGCACAAGCCCACACAGGTGATGCCCTGCCGGGCGCCCAAGGTGGGCCGGCTCATCTACACGGCCGGCGGTTACTTCCGCCAGTCACTCAGCTACTTGGAGGCCTACAACCCCAGCGATGGCACCTGGCTCCGGTTGGCGGACCTGCAGGTGCCAAGGAGCGGGCTGGCGGGCTGTGTGGTAGGTGGGCTGCTGTATGCCGTGGGTGGTCGGAACAACTCCCCCGATGGCAACACCGACTCCAGCGCCCTGGACTGCTACAACCCCATGACCAACCAGTGGTCGCCCTGCGCCTCCATGAGCGTACCTCGAAACCGAATCGGGGTTGGGGTCATCGATGGGCACATCTATGCTGTCGGCGGCTCCCATGGCTGTATCCACCACAACAGTGTGGAGAG GTATGAGCCAGAGCGGGATGAGTGGCACTTGGTGGCCCCAATGCTGACACGAAGGATCGGGGTGGGAGTGGCTGTCCTCAACCGTCTACTCTACGCGGTCGGGGGCTTTGACGGGACGAACCGCCTTAACTCAGCCGAGTGTTACTACCCAGAGAGAAACGAGTGGCGAATGATCACACCCATGAACACCATCCGAAGTGGGGCAG GAGTCTGCGTCCTGCACAACTGCATCTATGCTGCGGGGGGCTACGATGGTCAGGACCAGCTGAACAGCGTGGAACGCTACGACGTGGAGACAGAAACGTGGACTTTCGTAGCCCCCATGAAGCATCGGCGAAGCGCTCTGGGAATTACTGTGCACCAGGGAAGAATCTATGTTCTCG GAGGCTATGACGGTCACACGTTCTTGGACAGCGTGGAGTGTTACGACCCAGACACGGACACCTGGAGCGAGGTGACCTGCATGACATCTGGCCGGAGTGGAGTTGGTGTCGCTGTCACCATGGAACCCTGCCGGAAGCAGATTGACCAGCAGAACTGTACCTGTTGA